One genomic region from Prionailurus bengalensis isolate Pbe53 chromosome C1, Fcat_Pben_1.1_paternal_pri, whole genome shotgun sequence encodes:
- the LOC122482060 gene encoding 60S ribosomal protein L23a-like: MVPKVKKEAPPPPKAEAKAKTEAKVLKAKKAVLEGIHSHFLKKDPEITYILTAQDTASPKAAQYPPKSTPRRIKLDPYAIKFPPSTESAVKKIEDHNTLVFIVDV, encoded by the coding sequence ATGGTACCAAAGGTGAAGAAggaagcccctccccctcccaaagcCGAAGCCAAAGCCAAAACCGAAGCAAAGGTTTTGAAGGCCAAGAAAGCGGTGCTGGAAGGCATCCacagtcactttttaaaaaaagatcctgaGATCACCTACATTCTGACGGCCCAAGACACCGCATCTCCAAAGGCGGCCCAATATCCTCCAAAGAGCACCCCCAGAAGAATCAAGCTTGACCCCTATGCCATCAAGTTCCCCCCGAGTACCGAGTCAGctgtgaagaaaatagaagaccaCAACACACTTGTGTTCATTGTGGATGTCTAA